A genomic region of Arachis hypogaea cultivar Tifrunner chromosome 5, arahy.Tifrunner.gnm2.J5K5, whole genome shotgun sequence contains the following coding sequences:
- the LOC112803731 gene encoding S-protein homolog 2-like, producing the protein MTISSLSLSKVVIMLILASFNLNVSMIDGQVAPQPIAVDVTINNKLLDSDLKFHCKDQHSAQVDLGDQTVSTGRSWSFKFLASPFYVPLYSCTFSWHGASDRHFDIYEGERDGKACNQDCTWDIYEINPCRVSGTDQQCFPWKEG; encoded by the coding sequence ATGACGATCTCATCATTATCACTCTCTAAGGTTGTAATAATGCTCATACTTGCTTCTTTCAATCTCAATGTTAGTATGATTGATGGTCAAGTTGCTCCTCAACCTATTGCGGTTGATGTGACCATAAACAACAAACTGCTCGATTCGGATCTTAAATTTCACTGCAAGGATCAACACAGTGCCCAGGTTGATTTAGGGGACCAAACGGTTTCAACTGGTCGAAGTTGGAGTTTCAAATTCCTTGCAAGCCCTTTTTACGTGCCTTTGTACTCCTGTACCTTTTCTTGGCATGGGGCGTCAGATCGTCACTTTGATATTTATGAGGGTGAACGTGATGGTAAAGCATGCAACCAAGATTGTACTTGGGACATCTACGAGATCAATCCATGTAGGGTTTCGGGTACTGATCAACAATGTTTTCCTTGGAAGGAGGGGTGA